The DNA sequence GAGGTGCTATTACTGATAAAAGATTTCCTCGCTATATTATTATGAGAGCATCTTGGAAGGATATGATCCTGTTTCTAGAAGTTTTAGAATCAAAGATATTATAACGAGAAGAAAAAGTGGTAGAGAGCTGAGATGCTACTATAGATTTAGAGCTGACAGATGGTATGGCGGTATAGCCACAGGTGATGTTATAGGTTGCAACCTCTCTTGTAAGTTCTGCTGGAGCTGGTATTTTAAAGATAGACCTGATCTGGGGAGTTTCTATACTTCCGAAGAAGCTTTCAACAAGATCATGAGTATTATGAGGAGAAGAGATCTGAGAAGAGCTAGACTTAGCGGTGGTGAACCTACTCTAAGCATTGATCATCTTCTAGAGATATTAAGATTATTCGATGAAAGCAGTATAGAGTTTATTCTAGAGACTAATGGTATTCTCATAGGCTTCGATGAGAGACTGGCTAGAGCTCTCTCGAGGTATTCTAATATTATAGTTAGAGTATCATTTAAAGGTGTTAGTAGAAATGAGTTTCATATGCTCACAGGTGCCAATCCTGAATCTTTTGAATTACAATTTAAAGCTCTAGAGAACCTGATAAACTCAGGTCTTAAACCCGGGCGTGAGGTTTATCCTGCGGCTATGATAGGATTCAGTAGAGATGAAGATATAATAGAGTTTTCAAGAAGACTTACACAGATACATCCAGCATTAGCTGAGGTGGATTGGGAGTATGTGATACTATATCCTCATGTTAAGAAGATATTAGCTAGAGCAGGATTGAAACCTGTTAGAGCAGTAGATCCTAGCAACATACCTAGAGAGATGATCTAGATATACAGATTCTTCTGAGACTACATCTATCACAAGCATTCGTT is a window from the Sulfolobales archaeon genome containing:
- a CDS encoding radical SAM protein encodes the protein MEGYDPVSRSFRIKDIITRRKSGRELRCYYRFRADRWYGGIATGDVIGCNLSCKFCWSWYFKDRPDLGSFYTSEEAFNKIMSIMRRRDLRRARLSGGEPTLSIDHLLEILRLFDESSIEFILETNGILIGFDERLARALSRYSNIIVRVSFKGVSRNEFHMLTGANPESFELQFKALENLINSGLKPGREVYPAAMIGFSRDEDIIEFSRRLTQIHPALAEVDWEYVILYPHVKKILARAGLKPVRAVDPSNIPREMI